Proteins from a genomic interval of Zingiber officinale cultivar Zhangliang chromosome 1B, Zo_v1.1, whole genome shotgun sequence:
- the LOC121979905 gene encoding 60S ribosomal protein L18a-like, protein MVKFRFHQYQVVGRALPTEADQHPKIYRMKLWATNDVRAKSKFWYFLRKLKKVKKSNGQVLAINEIFERKPTKIKNYGIWLRYQSRTGYHNMYKEYRDITLNGAVEQMYDEMASRHRVRYHGIQIIKTATIPSKLCKRESTKQFHDSKIKFPLVFKKLRPPTRKLKTTFKASRPNLFT, encoded by the exons ATGGTCAAGTTTAGG TTTCATCAGTACCAGGTGGTCGGCCGAGCCCTTCCGACCGAGGCGGACCAACACCCGAAGATCTACCGTATGAAGCTCTGGGCTACCAATGACGTCCGAGCCAAATCCAAGTTCTG GTATTTCTTAAGGAAGTTGAAGAAGGTGAAGAAGAGCAATGGTCAAGTTCTTGCTATCAACGAG ATTTTTGAGAGGAAACCAACAAAGATCAAGAACTATGGTATCTGGCTGCGTTACCAGAGCAGAACAGGTTACCATAACATGTACAAAGAGTACAGGGATATTACACTGAATGGTGCGGTTGAGCAGATGTATGATGAAATGGCGTCTCGCCACCGCGTCAGGTACCATGGCATCCAGATCATAAAGACGGCCACCATCCCTTCCAAGCTCTGCAAACGTGAAAGCACCAAGCAGTTCCATGACTCGAAGATCAAGTTCCCTCTAGTCTTCAAGAAACTCAGGCCCCCCACCAGAAAGTTGAAAACCACCTTCAAGGCCTCTCGCCCTAATCTGTTTACTTAG
- the LOC121979896 gene encoding FT-interacting protein 3-like: MGKEKLVVEVLAAHNLMPKDGQGSSSPYVEVEFEYQRQRTQPKHKDLNPAWNEQLLFDVSDPDDLPYRSIDVGVYNERGAEGNGAGGRNFLGKVRVPAAGVPAPGEQAVPQIFPLEKRSLFSHIRGEITLKIYRIVADGHLALAKKDGGGKKKKNGVNPSNNNQSSPAVIVPPLPRKRAPQPARKEDSVPPDAEQIALAAPNRPYPMTFTLAGAGGGGGPHDFALKETQPLLGGGGERDKSSSTYDLVEKMEYLYVRVVRARDLPLAGGMVHAEVKLGNYRGVTRPFARTDANWDQVFAFSRDNIQSSAVEVFVREGGGPTTKDDFIGRLAFDLGEVPRRVLPDSTLAPQWCRMEGKVGGRAKGEVMLSVWFGTQADEAFAEAWHSRAAGVVGDGLSSIKAKVYMAPKLWYLRVSIIEAQDLVVSSSVPARLPKLFAKAQVGVYVLHTQLPSALPNPSWNEDLLFVVAEPFDDILTVSVEDRLSPGHEELLGRLTVPVSAIERRLDDKPAASRWFALDRGQGSGHSGGRVHLRLSLDGGYHVLDEAAAHNSDLQPTSRQLWERPVGILELGILSASGLAPSKPGGTYCVAKYGPKWIRTCTVVDSTSPRWNEQYTWEVFDPCTVITIGVFDNNRVAHGPPGMDTRIGKVRIRLSTLQTDRVYIHAYPLLAVHPSGVRKVGELQLAVRFSCADAASMLHAYARPMLPKMHYAEPVPTNQIERLRFQAIQTVTARLGRAEPPLGREVVEYMLDHGSHLWSMRRSKANFLRLVLVFSGLAAIRRWFEFVRSWQRPFHSAVFTMVFLFFVFSPELILPTAFFTTAVVGLCRYRSRPRHPPQIDLRLSHVDAVCADDLDEELDTFPTSRSPEVVRMRYDRLRSVAGRVQMRLGDMATVAERAESLLSWRDPRASFLFLMFCLLAAAVIYSVPTKVLVAAWGLYALRPPSLRDRLPSPLTTFFERLPTKDDILL; the protein is encoded by the coding sequence ATGGGGAAGGAGAAGTTGGTGGTGGAGGTGCTCGCGGCGCACAACTTGATGCCCAAGGATGGGCAGGGTTCGTCCTCGCCGTACGTAGAGGTAGAGTTCGAATACCAGCGGCAGCGGACGCAGCCTAAGCATAAGGACCTCAATCCCGCGTGGAACGAGCAACTCCTGTTCGATGTGTCTGACCCTGACGACTTACCCTACCGCTCCATTGATGTCGGAGTCTACAATGAGCGCGGCGCTGAGGGGAACGGCGCCGGGGGCAGAAATTTTCTTGGGAAGGTCAGGGTTCCCGCCGCCGGCGTGCCCGCCCCAGGTGAGCAGGCTGTGCCGCAGATCTTCCCTCTTGAAAAGAGAAGCCTTTTCTCCCATATTCGCGGCGAAATCACCCTGAAGATATATCGGATTGTGGCCGACGGACACTTGGCTCTCGCCAAGAAAGACGGCGgcgggaagaaaaagaagaacggTGTTAATCCTTCTAACAACAATCAATCTTCCCCAGCTGTCATCGTTCCTCCACTCCCGAGGAAGCGGGCGCCACAGCCGGCTCGGAAGGAAGATTCCGTACCACCCGACGCCGAGCAAATCGCCCTTGCCGCACCTAACCGCCCCTACCCTATGACTTTTACGTTGGCCGGCGCAGGAGGCGGCGGTGGCCCCCATGACTTCGCTCTCAAGGAGACTCAACCACTGCTCGGAGGCGGCGGCGAACGTGACAAGTCGAGCTCTACTTACGACCTGGTGGAGAAGATGGAGTACTTGTATGTGCGCGTGGTTCGGGCGCGCGATCTCCCACTCGCAGGCGGAATGGTTCATGCGGAGGTGAAGCTTGGCAACTACCGTGGGGTGACGCGGCCCTTTGCCAGGACAGACGCAAACTGGGATCAGGTGTTTGCCTTCTCTAGGGACAACATCCAATCATCGGCGGTGGAAGTGTTCGTAAGAGAGGGTGGCGGTCCGACCACAAAGGATGACTTCATCGGCAGGCTCGCCTTCGATCTCGGTGAGGTGCCGCGGCGAGTTCTCCCCGACAGCACGCTGGCACCGCAGTGGTGTCGGATGGAAGGGAAGGTCGGAGGGCGGGCGAAGGGGGAGGTAATGCTCTCGGTTTGGTTCGGGACACAAGCTGACGAGGCCTTCGCCGAAGCCTGGCATTCGCGTGCCGCAGGCGTCGTTGGCGACGGCTTGTCTTCCATTAAGGCCAAGGTGTACATGGCCCCCAAGTTATGGTACCTGCGTGTGTCGATCATCGAGGCTCAGGACCTCGTCGTCTCCAGCTCGGTCCCCGCCCGCCTACCTAAGCTCTTCGCAAAAGCTCAGGTGGGAGTCTATGTGCTCCATACCCAATTACCGTCAGCGCTGCCCAACCCTAGCTGGAACGAAGACCTCCTGTTCGTGGTGGCCGAACCGTTCGACGACATCTTGACAGTGTCCGTGGAAGACCGCCTTAGCCCTGGCCACGAGGAGTTGCTTGGCCGGCTCACCGTGCCTGTGTCGGCCATCGAACGGAGGCTGGACGACAAGCCGGCGGCGTCGCGTTGGTTCGCGCTCGACCGGGGGCAGGGCTCCGGTCACTCCGGCGGCCGCGTCCATCTACGCCTCAGCCTGGACGGAGGCTATCATGTTCTCGATGAAGCAGCGGCGCACAACAGCGATCTCCAGCCTACTTCGAGGCAGCTTTGGGAGCGGCCGGTGGGTATTCTGGAGCTGGGGATCCTCTCTGCCTCCGGCCTGGCGCCGTCGAAGCCCGGTGGCACCTACTGCGTTGCCAAATACGGTCCGAAATGGATTCGGACATGCACTGTTGTTGATTCGACGAGCCCTCGTTGGAACGAGCAGTACACTTGGGAGGTGTTCGACCCCTGCACCGTCATCACCATCGGCGTCTTCGACAACAACCGCGTCGCCCATGGCCCGCCCGGCATGGACACGCGCATTGGGAAAGTTCGCATCCGCCTCTCGACCCTGCAGACGGACAGGGTGTACATTCACGCTTACCCCTTGCTGGCGGTGCACCCGTCGGGAGTGCGCAAGGTAGGGGAGCTCCAGCTGGCCGTCCGCTTCTCATGCGCCGATGCGGCAAGCATGCTCCACGCATATGCCCGTCCGATGCTCCCGAAAATGCACTACGCGGAGCCGGTTCCCACCAACCAGATAGAGCGTCTCCGCTTCCAGGCCATCCAAACGGTGACAGCGCGGCTTGGCAGGGCGGAGCCGCCGTTGGGACGAGAGGTGGTCGAGTACATGCTGGACCACGGATCCCATCTCTGGAGCATGCGTCGGAGCAAGGCCAACTTCCTCAGGCTTGTCTTGGTCTTCTCCGGTCTGGCAGCTATCCGCCGGTGGTTTGAGTTCGTCCGCAGCTGGCAACGCCCTTTCCACTCCGCTGTCTTTACGATGGTGTTTTTATTCTTCGTCTTCTCCCCGGAGCTGATTCTGCCTACAGCTTTCTTCACGACTGCAGTCGTCGGGCTTTGTCGATACCGATCGCGGCCGCGCCACCCACCGCAAATAGACTTGCGACTGTCGCACGTCGACGCGGTGTGCGCGGACGACCTGGACGAGGAGCTCGACACGTTCCCGACGAGCCGCAGCCCGGAGGTGGTTCGCATGCGGTACGACAGGCTGCGAAGCGTGGCGGGGCGGGTACAGATGAGGCTGGGGGACATGGCGACGGTGGCGGAGCGTGCGGAGTCGTTGCTGAGCTGGAGGGACCCGCGGGCGTCGTTTCTGTTCCTGATGTTCTGTTTGCTGGCGGCGGCGGTGATATACTCGGTGCCGACGAAGGTGCTGGTGGCGGCGTGGGGTTTGTACGCTCTGCGGCCGCCAAGCCTTCGGGATCGGCTTCCGTCACCGTTGACGACCTTCTTTGAAAGGTTACCTACGAAAGACGACATCTTGTTGTGA